The DNA sequence TTATAAAAATATTTCGGTACGGAAACTTTATTTTTGCCAATGATAGGCAAACCTTTTTTCAAAACAGGACCAGTAACAATATATATTGACCGATTATCCCTTGCCCATTGCCTGACCAACTCTTCTAATTTTTTCCAAATTCCTCTGTTAAAACCAGGCTCTTGCGGACTAATATTACTATAGTAAAATGATTCCCGCATTGCTACTGACGACCATGCCATATCACCAGCGGGCGCTAAATGACCTTTATCATAACCAAGTCCCTTGTAATCCTTATCATCTGCCGTTTGCCTTTTAACCCTAAGATCAGGAATAAACTTATCAGACCTCTCATACATGGCATAGGTCTCTTCTCTCGTTAATTCATAAGCAACCCAACTTGCTTGTTCATGCTCTTCGTTATAAGAAAGGATAAATGCTGAATAGGTAAGTATTTCATCATTTTGAGTGCATTTTGGAATTTCTAAATGTTGGATAATCCGTGGTTTTAGATTGCAAAGAGGCTCCTTTACCAAACAAGTGTGAGCTTTATTCCCGCGAGCAAGAGTTTCTTCTTGCACAGAAGGATTACTCATAATAAATAAAATCAAGATACATAAGAGGGTAATGGTTTTTATCGTTTTTGTTGAATAAGTTCTCATAGTTCTTCCCAAATAAAGTTAGTGTTCTAAGTTTTTAATATTCCTGGTACCCACAGTAATATATGAATAATCCAAAGGAGTTGATTACTTCGGGATTACCCTATTATTAAGAAACTGTCTTTTACCTTTTGACTGATTATGGTCCTCTTAATTTTCCCTTATCAGCAGTAGGCAGAATTTTTTAGAAAATCAGAGGAGAAGAGGAGGATATCCACCCTGTAAGATAGAAAGCTTATCGGGTAGCAATTTTCTAGTAGGGTAAAGGGAATATCTTCTACCGATTTTGGATAATTACGGAATAACTACCTTTTATAGAAAAGTTGGCTCGCAAAGGAGTATCGAAAAATATGTGAGATGGTTGAAACACTGAACTGTGATAGGATGAGGGTTTGAACTGGCAGATATTGATTGTTGCACAACGAAAAATACTGGGATGCAAGCACACACATGGTGAGAAACAAAAAAAACAAGACTGCCTGTATCCTGGATTCGATGAGATGATGAGGATGAGATTCGGATTGATTATAAATATTGATAATCAAAACAGGCCTGTGCTGAGTAGGATATGCTTTAATAAAATAATTCTTTATACTATAACACAGAGCTGCCGTTATCAAATGTTTACGTCTCTCATTGCAAGAGTTTCTTTAGCTTTTCAGGCATGGCGGTAGGTTTGCGGCTGGCATTGAGGCAGGCTAGTTTTGTAAAACCTTCGGCGATAAGTTTATTATCGCCTTCGCGGATAATTTTATGTTTAAATTCTACGGTGGCATGTTTTAGTTCTGAAATGAAGGTCTGAATGATCAG is a window from the Candidatus Jettenia sp. genome containing:
- a CDS encoding DNA/RNA non-specific endonuclease, which encodes MRTYSTKTIKTITLLCILILFIMSNPSVQEETLARGNKAHTCLVKEPLCNLKPRIIQHLEIPKCTQNDEILTYSAFILSYNEEHEQASWVAYELTREETYAMYERSDKFIPDLRVKRQTADDKDYKGLGYDKGHLAPAGDMAWSSVAMRESFYYSNISPQEPGFNRGIWKKLEELVRQWARDNRSIYIVTGPVLKKGLPIIGKNKVSVPKYFYKIILDYREPDIKGIGFVIPNMRSNESLQKYALTIDNIEKLTGIDFFHLLPDEQEELIESTLNLKNWRFDKSDIVGKSSTAVMQCKSVTKSGKRCKNKTKNPDGYCYLHENQTHTSRKTEIYDTMN
- a CDS encoding acyl-CoA thioesterase — encoded protein: MGIVYYANFLVYFEMGRTEFLRNLGLPYSELEREHIYFPVTEAHCRFRVPAHYDDILIIQTFISELKHATVEFKHKIIREGDNKLIAEGFTKLACLNASRKPTAMPEKLKKLLQ